In the Leifsonia sp. 466MF genome, one interval contains:
- a CDS encoding GNAT family N-acetyltransferase has protein sequence MTAVTVRRATVDDARGIAEVHVTAWREAYAGRMPADFLASLDVDRRAAGWTRILERGETDAFVAERDGTIVGWATAGRGRDDDAPRDRELEGIYLLASAYGSGAGQQLLDAAVGDAPAYLWVMDGNGRAEAFYRRNGFTRDGATMTHPAGDATILAVRMTR, from the coding sequence ATGACCGCGGTGACGGTGCGACGGGCGACCGTCGACGACGCGCGTGGCATCGCCGAGGTGCACGTCACGGCGTGGCGCGAGGCGTACGCCGGACGGATGCCTGCCGACTTCCTCGCCTCCCTCGATGTCGATCGCCGCGCCGCCGGCTGGACCCGCATCCTGGAGCGCGGCGAGACCGACGCCTTCGTCGCGGAGCGCGACGGCACGATCGTCGGCTGGGCGACCGCAGGTCGAGGACGCGACGACGACGCGCCGCGCGACCGCGAGCTGGAGGGCATCTATCTGCTCGCGAGCGCCTACGGCTCGGGGGCTGGCCAGCAGCTGCTCGACGCCGCGGTCGGCGACGCACCCGCATACCTCTGGGTCATGGACGGCAACGGCCGGGCCGAGGCCTTCTACCGCCGCAACGGCTTCACCCGCGACGGCGCGACCATGACGCATCCCGCCGGCGACGCCACCATCCTCGCCGTCCGCATGACGCGCTGA
- a CDS encoding alpha-1,4-glucan--maltose-1-phosphate maltosyltransferase: MLELSPQVDEGLWAATAFSGEVIPFRATAFREGHDKIGVDLILLDPAGQQTEHHMHPLTAGTDRWEVEVQLDQTGLWRYRVQAYADEYATWHHNAEVKVPAGIDVELMLRMGHDLLVTASKDKRRSTAERRHLSEAAKVVADINRPVDERFAAAVDERIQQVLTERPVVSLPTLSATRAIQVERTRAGVGSWYEFFPRSEGAKQLPDGSWKSGTFRTAAKRLPEVAAMGFDVVYLPPIHPIGRTFRKGPNNTLDAGENDPGSPWAIGSAEGGHDAIHPDLGTEKDFVFFLGKAKQAGLEVALDLALQASPDHPWVTEHPEWFTTLPDGTIAYAENPPKKYQDIYPINFDNDYEGLRQEVLRIVRHWMSLGVRIFRVDNPHTKPLHFWEWLIHTVNATDPDAVFLAEAFTRPALLRTLAKAGFQQSYTYFTWRNTKEELEEFLHSLAHETADYLRPNLFVNTPDILTEYLQFGGPAAFKVRAAIAATAAPSWGVYSGYELFENVARPGAEEYIDNEKYEYRPRDYARAQSQGRSLAGYLTMLNRARSEHPALRQLRNLHLHYSEDDSILVYSKYLDGKFTRTGKPDAVIVVANVDPHSVRETIVHLDVTALGLPLGSQFEVKDRVTGQRWTWGADDYVRLDAFTEPVHILAVRPL; the protein is encoded by the coding sequence ATTCTCGAGCTCTCCCCCCAGGTGGATGAGGGGCTCTGGGCCGCGACCGCGTTCAGCGGGGAGGTCATCCCGTTCCGCGCGACCGCGTTCCGCGAGGGGCACGACAAGATCGGGGTGGACCTCATCCTGCTCGACCCCGCTGGGCAGCAGACCGAGCACCACATGCACCCGCTGACCGCCGGTACCGACCGGTGGGAGGTGGAGGTGCAGCTCGACCAGACCGGTCTCTGGCGCTACCGCGTTCAGGCATACGCCGACGAGTACGCCACCTGGCACCACAACGCCGAGGTGAAGGTCCCGGCCGGGATCGACGTCGAGCTGATGCTGCGGATGGGCCACGACCTCCTGGTAACCGCATCCAAGGACAAGCGCCGCAGCACCGCTGAGCGTCGCCACCTCTCCGAAGCGGCCAAGGTCGTCGCGGACATCAACCGGCCAGTGGATGAGCGCTTCGCCGCCGCCGTCGACGAGCGCATCCAGCAGGTCCTCACCGAGCGCCCGGTCGTCAGCCTTCCCACGCTCTCGGCCACGCGCGCCATCCAGGTGGAGCGGACCCGTGCGGGGGTCGGCAGCTGGTACGAATTCTTCCCGCGCTCCGAGGGCGCGAAGCAGCTGCCCGACGGCTCCTGGAAGTCGGGCACCTTCCGCACCGCGGCGAAGCGCCTCCCCGAGGTCGCCGCGATGGGCTTCGATGTCGTGTACCTGCCGCCGATCCATCCCATCGGCCGCACATTCCGCAAGGGCCCCAACAACACGCTCGACGCGGGCGAGAACGACCCCGGTTCGCCCTGGGCGATCGGCAGCGCCGAGGGCGGCCACGACGCCATCCACCCGGATCTCGGCACCGAGAAGGACTTCGTCTTCTTCCTCGGCAAGGCGAAGCAGGCCGGTCTCGAGGTGGCCCTCGACCTCGCCCTGCAGGCCTCCCCCGATCACCCCTGGGTGACCGAGCATCCGGAGTGGTTCACGACCCTCCCCGACGGCACCATCGCGTACGCCGAGAACCCGCCGAAGAAGTACCAGGACATTTACCCCATCAACTTCGACAACGACTACGAGGGGCTCCGGCAGGAGGTGCTGCGCATCGTGCGGCACTGGATGTCGCTCGGCGTCCGCATCTTCCGCGTCGACAACCCGCACACCAAGCCGCTTCACTTCTGGGAGTGGCTCATCCACACGGTCAACGCGACCGACCCGGATGCGGTGTTCCTCGCCGAGGCGTTCACCCGCCCTGCACTCCTCCGCACCCTGGCGAAGGCCGGATTCCAGCAGTCGTACACGTACTTCACCTGGCGCAACACGAAGGAGGAGCTCGAGGAGTTCCTCCACTCGCTGGCGCACGAGACCGCCGACTATCTGCGGCCGAACCTGTTCGTGAACACACCGGACATCCTCACCGAGTACCTGCAGTTCGGCGGGCCAGCCGCCTTCAAGGTGCGCGCCGCAATCGCGGCCACTGCAGCGCCCAGCTGGGGCGTCTACTCCGGCTACGAGCTGTTCGAGAACGTCGCCCGGCCCGGCGCCGAGGAGTACATCGACAACGAGAAGTACGAGTACCGCCCGCGCGACTACGCCAGGGCGCAGTCGCAGGGCCGCTCGCTCGCGGGCTACCTGACCATGCTGAACCGGGCGCGCAGCGAGCACCCGGCGCTGCGGCAGCTGCGCAACCTGCACCTCCACTACAGCGAGGACGACAGCATCCTCGTCTACTCGAAGTACCTCGACGGCAAGTTCACCCGCACAGGCAAGCCGGATGCGGTGATCGTGGTCGCCAACGTCGACCCGCACTCGGTGCGCGAGACGATCGTGCACCTCGACGTGACCGCGCTCGGCCTCCCGCTCGGCTCCCAGTTCGAGGTGAAGGACCGGGTGACCGGCCAGCGCTGGACCTGGGGCGCCGACGACTACGTGCGCCTGGACGCATTCACCGAGCCCGTGCACATCCTGGCCGTCCGACCGCTCTGA
- a CDS encoding SDR family oxidoreductase has translation MSRVLVIGGTGLAGRAVTAEAVERGHQVVVAARRVPDDDSDRFVLGATYVTADIVTGDGLEEAVDGVDVLIDASNAVGKQAAHVFATGAQNLLHTAARFGVQRAVLLSVVGTDRSAYGYYRAKAAQERAYLESPLDTRVVRATQFHDFVTAIFDRGRPLGAILSPSGVRFQPIAVTDVARVLVDVAEGAGEPDSVISIGGPRVESARDLAEQRKRASGSRRYILPVRLGGALGTTWRAGRNLAPEHAVDGVGYGTWLETGT, from the coding sequence ATGTCCCGTGTGCTCGTCATCGGAGGCACCGGCCTGGCCGGACGAGCCGTGACCGCCGAAGCCGTCGAACGCGGCCACCAGGTGGTCGTCGCCGCCCGCCGCGTGCCGGACGACGACTCCGACCGGTTCGTCCTCGGCGCCACCTACGTCACGGCGGACATCGTGACCGGCGACGGGCTCGAGGAGGCCGTGGACGGCGTCGACGTCCTGATCGACGCCAGCAACGCGGTCGGCAAGCAGGCCGCCCACGTCTTCGCCACGGGAGCGCAGAACCTCCTGCACACCGCCGCCCGCTTCGGCGTGCAGCGTGCCGTGCTGCTCTCCGTGGTCGGCACCGACCGCTCGGCGTACGGCTACTACCGCGCGAAGGCGGCACAGGAGCGCGCCTATCTCGAGTCGCCGCTCGACACCCGGGTGGTGCGCGCGACGCAGTTCCATGACTTCGTCACCGCGATCTTCGACCGGGGGAGGCCGCTGGGCGCCATCCTGTCGCCGTCCGGTGTGCGGTTCCAGCCCATCGCGGTGACCGATGTCGCTCGCGTGCTCGTCGACGTCGCCGAGGGCGCGGGGGAGCCGGACAGCGTGATCAGCATCGGCGGACCCCGTGTGGAGTCGGCACGCGACCTGGCCGAGCAGCGCAAGCGGGCCAGCGGGAGCCGCCGCTACATCCTGCCCGTCCGGCTGGGCGGCGCGCTCGGGACGACGTGGCGCGCCGGACGCAACCTGGCGCCGGAGCACGCCGTCGACGGCGTCGGCTACGGCACGTGGCTCGAGACCGGCACCTGA
- the ybaK gene encoding Cys-tRNA(Pro) deacylase, translating to MARQKAPAGTPATVALTAAGIPFTAHPYEHDPAAPSFGLEAAEALGVEPDRVFKTLLADTDLGLVVGVVPVTGMLDLKALAAAVGAKRATMADPAVAERRTGYVVGGISPIGQKTRHSTVVDETAQLFDTVFVSGGKRGFDVELSPDDLLRATDGTFGAIAK from the coding sequence ATGGCCCGGCAGAAGGCGCCGGCGGGGACTCCGGCGACTGTTGCGCTGACCGCTGCGGGCATCCCCTTCACCGCGCATCCGTACGAGCACGACCCGGCCGCGCCGTCGTTCGGACTGGAGGCGGCGGAAGCACTGGGCGTCGAGCCGGACCGCGTGTTCAAGACGCTGCTGGCCGACACGGACCTCGGACTCGTCGTCGGCGTCGTCCCGGTCACCGGGATGCTCGACCTCAAGGCGCTCGCGGCCGCGGTCGGCGCCAAGCGGGCGACCATGGCCGACCCGGCGGTCGCTGAGCGCCGCACCGGATACGTGGTCGGCGGGATCAGCCCGATCGGTCAGAAGACGCGCCACAGCACGGTGGTGGACGAGACGGCGCAGCTGTTCGACACCGTCTTCGTCTCCGGTGGCAAGCGCGGCTTCGATGTGGAGCTCTCCCCCGACGACCTGCTGCGCGCGACCGACGGAACCTTCGGGGCGATCGCGAAATGA
- a CDS encoding tetratricopeptide repeat protein — MSNVPPPPTNLRGAVDLSSLVNRPPAGEAPEGQAPAGALTLPSLYFEGTDANFNDFIDLSMRVPVVVDLGTERSDQWKQFTALLDRVVAGFGGRLVLVKVDVDANPQLAQAFQAQSVPAVAALVAGRPVQLFVGALPESQITDVFEQLLQLAAQNGVTDTVTVEGGAAPDADAAAAEPAPEAPLPPLHAEAYDAIERGDYDGAIRAYKTAIAQDPRDTLAVAGLAQVSLLARLSGHTADELRSAAAQAPDDVDAQLGVADLDISGGHVDDAFDRLLTLFPKLDASGKETVRTRILDYFEIVGVDDPRVGKARARLASLLY; from the coding sequence ATGAGCAACGTCCCGCCGCCGCCCACGAACCTGCGCGGAGCTGTCGATCTGAGCTCCCTCGTCAACCGTCCGCCCGCGGGTGAGGCGCCGGAGGGCCAGGCGCCCGCCGGGGCGCTGACCCTTCCGAGCCTCTACTTCGAGGGCACGGACGCGAACTTCAACGACTTCATCGACCTGTCCATGCGGGTGCCTGTGGTCGTCGACCTCGGCACCGAGCGGTCCGACCAGTGGAAGCAGTTCACCGCCCTCCTCGACCGCGTTGTGGCCGGCTTCGGCGGGCGTCTGGTGCTGGTGAAGGTGGATGTGGATGCCAACCCACAGCTGGCGCAGGCGTTCCAGGCGCAGTCCGTTCCTGCGGTCGCCGCGCTCGTGGCCGGGCGGCCCGTCCAGCTCTTCGTCGGCGCCCTGCCGGAGTCGCAGATCACGGACGTGTTCGAGCAGCTCCTGCAGCTCGCCGCGCAGAACGGCGTGACCGACACCGTGACCGTCGAGGGCGGCGCGGCCCCCGACGCCGACGCAGCGGCGGCAGAGCCCGCGCCGGAGGCGCCGCTCCCTCCACTTCACGCCGAGGCGTACGACGCCATCGAGCGCGGCGACTACGACGGAGCGATCCGCGCCTACAAGACCGCGATCGCGCAGGATCCGCGCGACACCCTGGCGGTCGCCGGCCTCGCCCAGGTGAGCCTCCTGGCACGCCTCAGCGGCCATACCGCCGACGAACTCCGCTCGGCCGCGGCGCAGGCGCCCGACGACGTGGATGCGCAGCTCGGCGTCGCCGACCTCGACATCTCGGGCGGCCACGTCGACGACGCCTTCGACCGCCTGCTCACGCTCTTCCCGAAGCTCGACGCGAGCGGCAAGGAGACCGTGCGCACGCGCATCCTCGACTATTTCGAGATCGTCGGCGTCGACGACCCGCGTGTCGGCAAGGCCAGGGCTAGGCTGGCTTCGCTGCTGTACTGA
- the glgB gene encoding 1,4-alpha-glucan branching protein GlgB, which translates to MSPIPEGAAAVDLPTLDDALLAAVATGSHHDPHTVLGQHQVGAPGVADPITVIRALRPLATEVFAVLPNGAHIELAHVGHGIWQGIDIVGPGAYLIEARYDGGSTWTADDPYRFLPTIGQLDLHLIGEGRHETLWTALGAHVRDLGGVVGTAFTVWAPHARAVRVVGDFNGWDGTLHSMRNMGASGVWELFVPGLGEGEIYKFDLLAQDGRWVRKVDPMAQFAETPPATASRITVSRHEWADDEWMRGRAETDPHAGPMSVYELHFASWRPGLGYRDAADQLIDYVGALGYTHVEFLPLAEHPFGGSWGYQVTGYYAPTSRFGSPDDLKYLIDRLHQAGIGVILDWVPGHFPKDDWALARFDGQPLYEHADPRRGEHKDWGTYIFDYGNSQVRNFLVANALYWLEEFHIDGLRVDAVASMLYLDYSRADGEWVPNIHGGRENLEAIGFLQEVTATAYKRNPGTVMIAEESTSYTGVTAPTSSGGLGFGLKWNMGWMHDSLQYMHEDPMYRSYHHSEITFSFVYAWSENFLLPISHDEVVHGKGSLLTKMPGDHWQQLANVRAFLAYMWGHPGKQLLFMGQEFGQPSEWSEERGLDWWILDQPAHQGLWNLVSQLNALYREHPQLWALDNEPAGFEWIDGSDAQGNVIAFLRKDRDGDPIVMLFNFSGAPHSGYRVGLPFAGEWEELLNTDAEAYGGSGVGNLGSVTALDEPWMGRPASAVLTLPPLGALWLKPRR; encoded by the coding sequence ATGTCCCCGATCCCCGAAGGTGCCGCCGCCGTCGACCTGCCCACCCTGGACGACGCGCTGCTCGCGGCCGTCGCGACGGGCAGCCACCACGACCCGCACACGGTCCTCGGCCAGCACCAGGTCGGGGCGCCGGGGGTGGCCGACCCGATCACGGTCATCCGGGCGCTCCGCCCGCTTGCGACCGAGGTCTTCGCGGTGCTGCCCAACGGCGCCCACATCGAACTGGCGCACGTCGGCCACGGCATCTGGCAGGGAATCGACATCGTCGGTCCCGGGGCGTACCTGATCGAGGCGCGCTACGACGGCGGGAGCACCTGGACCGCCGACGACCCGTACCGCTTCCTGCCGACCATCGGCCAGCTCGACCTGCACCTGATCGGCGAGGGCCGGCACGAGACGCTGTGGACGGCGCTGGGCGCGCACGTGCGCGACCTCGGCGGCGTCGTCGGGACGGCGTTCACCGTCTGGGCGCCGCACGCCCGCGCCGTCCGCGTGGTCGGCGACTTCAACGGCTGGGACGGCACCCTCCACTCCATGCGCAACATGGGCGCCTCCGGCGTGTGGGAGCTGTTCGTCCCCGGCCTCGGCGAGGGCGAGATCTACAAGTTCGACCTGCTGGCGCAGGACGGCCGCTGGGTGCGCAAGGTCGACCCGATGGCCCAGTTCGCCGAGACACCGCCCGCAACCGCCTCCCGCATCACCGTCAGCCGCCATGAATGGGCGGACGACGAATGGATGCGCGGCCGCGCCGAGACGGACCCGCACGCGGGCCCGATGAGCGTCTACGAGCTGCACTTCGCATCGTGGCGGCCGGGACTCGGCTACCGCGACGCAGCCGACCAACTGATCGACTACGTCGGAGCCCTCGGCTACACGCACGTCGAGTTCCTTCCGCTCGCCGAGCATCCCTTCGGCGGGTCGTGGGGCTACCAGGTCACCGGCTACTACGCACCGACGAGCCGGTTCGGCTCCCCTGACGACCTCAAGTACCTCATCGACCGGCTGCACCAGGCGGGCATCGGCGTCATCCTCGACTGGGTGCCCGGGCACTTCCCCAAGGACGACTGGGCGCTCGCCCGCTTCGACGGACAGCCGCTCTACGAGCACGCCGACCCGCGCCGCGGCGAGCACAAGGACTGGGGCACCTACATCTTCGACTACGGCAACTCGCAGGTGCGCAACTTCCTGGTCGCGAACGCACTGTACTGGCTGGAGGAGTTCCACATCGACGGCCTGCGGGTCGATGCCGTCGCCTCCATGCTGTACCTCGACTACTCGCGTGCCGACGGCGAGTGGGTGCCCAACATCCACGGCGGCCGCGAGAACCTGGAGGCGATCGGCTTCCTGCAGGAGGTCACCGCGACCGCCTACAAACGCAACCCGGGCACCGTGATGATCGCCGAGGAGTCGACCAGCTACACCGGTGTGACCGCCCCGACATCGTCCGGCGGCCTCGGCTTCGGGCTGAAGTGGAACATGGGCTGGATGCACGACTCGCTGCAGTACATGCACGAGGACCCGATGTACCGCAGCTACCACCACAGCGAGATCACGTTCTCGTTCGTGTACGCCTGGAGCGAGAACTTCCTGCTGCCGATCAGCCACGACGAGGTCGTGCACGGCAAGGGCTCCCTGCTGACCAAGATGCCCGGCGACCACTGGCAGCAGCTGGCGAACGTGCGCGCGTTCCTCGCGTACATGTGGGGGCACCCGGGCAAGCAGCTGCTGTTCATGGGTCAGGAGTTCGGCCAGCCGTCCGAGTGGAGCGAGGAACGCGGCCTCGACTGGTGGATCCTCGACCAGCCGGCGCATCAGGGCCTCTGGAACCTCGTCTCGCAGTTGAACGCCCTCTACCGCGAGCACCCGCAGCTGTGGGCGCTGGACAACGAGCCGGCCGGTTTCGAGTGGATCGACGGGTCGGACGCCCAGGGCAACGTCATCGCGTTCCTGCGGAAGGACCGCGACGGCGACCCGATCGTGATGCTGTTCAACTTCTCCGGGGCGCCGCACAGCGGGTACCGCGTCGGGCTGCCGTTCGCCGGCGAGTGGGAGGAGCTGCTCAACACCGATGCGGAGGCCTACGGAGGCTCCGGGGTCGGCAATCTCGGTTCCGTGACGGCGCTCGACGAGCCGTGGATGGGCCGCCCCGCGTCGGCGGTGCTCACGCTTCCGCCGCTCGGCGCCCTCTGGCTGAAGCCGCGCCGCTAG
- the glgP gene encoding alpha-glucan family phosphorylase — translation MKAIRRFTVRAVLPENLSALEEIAGNLRWSWHEPTKELFARISPELWQQVRHDPIALLGAVEPSRLAELAADQGYVDWANHIRDDLRAYIHDPRWYQSLGDAAPQTIAYFSPEFGIAATLPQYSGGLGILAGDHLKAASDLGVPLVAAGLFYRSGYFSQAITPDGWQLESYPVLDPDGLPLSVLRNPDGTPVQISLALPDGVLHARVWQAAVGRVKLLLLDTDIPDNEERLRSVTDRLYGGGGEHRLLQELLLGIGGVRAVKAWTELTGAPEAEVFHTNEGHAGFLGLERISDLIGEGLTFDQALQVVRAGTVFTTHTPVPAGIDRFDRALVQRYFSTSLLPGVSADQVLPLGAEDYPGGSPDVFNMAVMGLRLGQHANGVSKLHGDVSRHMFNGLYPGFDPQEVPIDSVTNGVHAPTWTDPMLRALALERLGTEDTTHADWGNASAVGDADLWGVRTRMREQLVQDARRRLMAAWEDQNPGGIAPAWMSDLLDPNVLTIGFARRVPTYKRLTLMLHDPDRLRRILTDPERPVQFVIAGKSHPADDEGKRLIQKLVQFASEADIRQRMVFLPDYDIGMAQLLYPGTDVWLNNPLRPLEACGTSGMKAALNGALNLSILDGWWNEFYDGENGWAIPSADAAGDGAERDALEAEAMYDLIEHQIAPRFYERDGDGVPTAWVSRIRHTLATLSSPLSAERMVREYVERLYLPASNYENRLSENDYAEARSLAAWKQRVEAAWPGVAVTHVDAGGVDAVPQVGDELHVRALVQLNGLSPDDVEVQVVYGRSQEGDELTDVHRQALTVDNGVPGTHDASVAHEFVGTVRLGWAGSFGYTVRVVPVHDLLLTPAELGLVTTAS, via the coding sequence GTGAAGGCCATCCGAAGATTCACCGTCCGCGCCGTCCTCCCCGAGAACCTCTCAGCATTGGAGGAGATCGCAGGCAACCTCCGCTGGTCCTGGCACGAGCCCACCAAGGAGCTGTTCGCCCGCATCTCACCCGAGCTGTGGCAGCAGGTGAGGCATGATCCCATCGCCCTCCTCGGCGCCGTCGAGCCGTCGCGGCTCGCCGAGCTCGCCGCCGATCAGGGCTACGTCGACTGGGCGAACCACATCCGCGACGACCTGCGCGCGTACATCCACGACCCGCGCTGGTACCAGTCGCTCGGGGATGCCGCGCCGCAGACCATCGCCTACTTCTCGCCCGAATTCGGCATCGCCGCGACCCTGCCGCAGTACTCCGGCGGCCTCGGCATCCTCGCCGGCGACCACCTGAAGGCGGCCAGCGACCTCGGCGTGCCGCTCGTCGCCGCCGGGCTGTTCTACCGCTCCGGGTACTTCTCGCAGGCGATCACGCCCGACGGCTGGCAGCTGGAGAGCTACCCGGTGCTCGACCCGGACGGGCTGCCGCTCAGCGTCCTCCGCAACCCCGACGGCACGCCCGTCCAGATCTCGCTGGCCTTGCCGGACGGCGTGCTGCACGCCCGCGTCTGGCAGGCGGCGGTCGGCCGGGTGAAGCTGCTCCTGCTCGACACCGACATCCCCGACAACGAGGAGCGCCTGCGCTCGGTCACCGACCGCCTGTACGGCGGCGGCGGTGAGCACCGCCTCCTGCAGGAGCTCCTGCTCGGCATCGGCGGCGTCCGCGCCGTGAAGGCGTGGACGGAGCTGACCGGCGCACCCGAGGCGGAGGTGTTCCACACCAACGAGGGGCACGCCGGCTTCCTCGGACTGGAGCGCATCTCCGACCTGATCGGCGAGGGGCTCACCTTCGACCAGGCGCTGCAGGTCGTGCGCGCCGGGACGGTGTTCACGACGCACACGCCCGTACCCGCCGGCATCGACCGGTTCGACAGGGCGCTGGTCCAGCGGTACTTCTCCACGTCCCTCCTCCCGGGCGTGAGCGCCGACCAGGTGCTGCCGCTCGGCGCGGAGGACTACCCGGGCGGCTCGCCCGACGTGTTCAACATGGCGGTCATGGGCCTGCGCCTCGGCCAGCACGCGAACGGCGTCTCCAAACTCCACGGCGACGTCTCCCGTCACATGTTCAACGGCCTCTACCCGGGATTCGACCCGCAGGAGGTGCCGATCGACTCGGTAACCAATGGCGTCCACGCGCCCACCTGGACCGACCCGATGCTGCGCGCCCTCGCGCTGGAGCGCCTGGGCACCGAGGACACGACGCACGCCGACTGGGGCAACGCGTCGGCCGTGGGCGACGCCGACCTGTGGGGCGTCCGGACCCGGATGCGCGAACAGCTGGTGCAGGACGCGCGGCGCCGCCTCATGGCGGCGTGGGAGGACCAGAACCCGGGCGGCATCGCGCCGGCGTGGATGAGCGACCTGCTCGACCCGAACGTCCTCACCATCGGCTTCGCACGGCGCGTCCCGACGTACAAGCGGCTCACCCTGATGCTGCACGACCCGGACCGGCTGCGCCGCATCCTGACCGACCCCGAGCGGCCCGTGCAGTTCGTGATCGCCGGCAAGTCGCATCCCGCCGACGACGAAGGCAAGCGCCTCATCCAGAAGCTCGTGCAGTTCGCGTCGGAGGCGGACATCCGCCAGCGCATGGTGTTCCTGCCCGACTACGACATCGGGATGGCGCAGCTGCTCTATCCCGGAACCGACGTCTGGCTGAACAACCCGCTGCGACCGCTGGAGGCGTGCGGGACGTCCGGCATGAAGGCGGCCCTCAACGGCGCGCTCAACCTGTCGATCCTCGACGGCTGGTGGAACGAGTTCTACGACGGCGAGAACGGCTGGGCCATCCCGTCCGCGGATGCGGCCGGAGACGGCGCCGAGCGCGACGCGCTCGAGGCCGAGGCGATGTACGACCTGATCGAGCACCAGATCGCGCCGCGCTTCTACGAGCGCGACGGCGACGGGGTCCCGACCGCGTGGGTCTCGCGCATCCGCCACACGCTGGCCACGCTCTCGTCGCCGCTCTCGGCCGAGCGCATGGTGCGCGAGTACGTCGAGCGGCTCTATCTCCCGGCCTCGAACTACGAGAACCGGCTGAGCGAGAACGACTACGCCGAGGCGCGGTCGCTCGCCGCCTGGAAGCAGCGGGTCGAGGCCGCGTGGCCCGGCGTCGCGGTGACGCACGTGGACGCGGGCGGAGTGGATGCGGTGCCGCAGGTCGGCGACGAGCTGCACGTGCGCGCCCTGGTCCAGCTGAACGGGCTCTCGCCGGACGACGTCGAGGTGCAGGTCGTCTACGGCCGCAGCCAGGAGGGCGACGAGCTCACCGACGTGCACCGGCAGGCGCTGACGGTCGACAACGGCGTGCCGGGCACGCACGACGCGTCGGTCGCGCACGAGTTCGTCGGCACGGTCCGCCTGGGCTGGGCGGGATCCTTCGGCTACACGGTCCGCGTGGTGCCGGTGCACGACCTGCTGCTCACCCCCGCCGAGCTCGGCCTCGTGACCACCGCCTCCTGA